Proteins from a single region of Corvus hawaiiensis isolate bCorHaw1 chromosome 6, bCorHaw1.pri.cur, whole genome shotgun sequence:
- the RPS13 gene encoding 40S ribosomal protein S13 — protein sequence MGRMHAPGKGLSQSALPYRRSVPTWLKLTSDDVKEQIYKLAKKGLTPSQIGVILRDSHGVAQVRFVTGNKILRILKSKGLAPDLPEDLYHLIKKAVAVRKHLERNRKDKDAKFRLILIESRIHRLARYYKTKRVLPPNWKYESSTASALVA from the exons ATGGGCCGCATGCACGCTCCGGG AAAGGGCCTGTCCCAGTCGGCCTTGCCCTACAGGCGCAGCGTGCCCACG tGGCTGAAACTTACTTCTGATGATGTAAAGGAACAGATCTACAAGTTGGCTAAAAAAGGCCTGACTCCCTCCCAAATTG GTGTGATCCTGAGGGATTCCCACGGTGTTGCCCAGGTTCGATTTGTAACTGGCAACAAGATTCTGAGAATCCTTAAATCCAAGGGACTGGCCCCAGACCTCCCAGAGGATCTTTATCACTTGATCAAGAAAGCAGTTGCTGTTCGTAAGCATCttgagagaaacagaaag GACAAAGATGCCAAATTCCGCCTGATTCTGATTGAGAGCAGGATCCATAGGTTGGCTCGCTACTACAAAACCAAGAGAGTGCTGCCACCCAACTGGAAGTA tGAATCATCAACAGCTTCTGCCCTGGTCGCATAA